One bacterium genomic window carries:
- a CDS encoding indolepyruvate oxidoreductase subunit beta: MSEQFYNILIVGVGGQGVLLASEIISQVAMNAGMDVKKSEIHGMSQRGGVVTSHVRIGKKVYSPTIQQGEVDFLMGFEKAEALRFVGWMKKTGTVVVSHTTLVPAIVTSSKEFHYPEDAIADLKNKAHNVIDVEADKIAGELGNPRLVNTILIGVLANLLPFEEKLWVDVIKSLVKEKFVAVNLQAFARGREFIWGGGSPPPRRN; the protein is encoded by the coding sequence ATGTCTGAACAGTTTTACAATATTCTCATTGTCGGTGTCGGCGGGCAGGGCGTGCTTCTGGCGAGCGAGATCATCTCGCAGGTGGCGATGAACGCCGGGATGGATGTCAAGAAGTCGGAGATTCACGGCATGTCGCAACGCGGCGGCGTGGTGACCTCGCATGTGCGGATCGGCAAGAAAGTTTATTCGCCGACGATACAGCAGGGCGAAGTTGATTTCTTGATGGGGTTTGAAAAAGCCGAAGCGCTGCGTTTTGTCGGGTGGATGAAGAAGACGGGGACGGTGGTTGTGTCGCACACGACTTTGGTGCCGGCGATTGTGACCTCTTCGAAGGAGTTCCACTATCCCGAGGACGCGATTGCCGATTTGAAGAACAAGGCGCATAACGTGATCGATGTCGAAGCCGACAAGATTGCGGGCGAACTGGGCAACCCGCGATTGGTGAATACGATTTTGATCGGCGTACTGGCGAATCTGCTTCCGTTTGAAGAGAAGCTGTGGGTGGATGTGATCAAGTCGCTGGTGAAGGAGAAGTTTGTCGCGGTGAATTTGCAGGCGTTTGCGAGGGGGCGGGAATTCATTTGGGGCGGTGGGAGTCCGCCCCCAAGACGGAATTGA
- the iorA gene encoding indolepyruvate ferredoxin oxidoreductase subunit alpha, which translates to MKQLLSGNEAVARGAYEAGVKMAVGYPGTPSTEILETMAERHRSVYSQWSPNEKVAFEVGIGASIGGARTLVTMKHVGLNVAADPLMTFAYTGVNGGFVFVSADDPEMHSSQNEQDNRIFARFANIPFLEPADSQESKDMLVAAYEISERFDTPVMLRMTTRISHTMGIVEVIEPLQPQERKFVKNPEKYVMIPSNAKVRHVVVAQRLIDLAKYSEQTPFNYIESNGSKVGIISGGVAYQYAKEVAPQFDYYKIGFGYPLPLEGIRQFVAAHDITLVVEELEPVYEDQIKAAGVKVEGKKYFGALGELSPSRVAKGLKEAGLIDKVVVPEITQEDLFPRPPVLCPGCPHRGAFMALKKLGVAVTGDIGCYTLGVLKPLNALDTCICMGASIGNAIGMEKVQGSATGTVAVIGDSTFFHSGITGLLDAVYNQSNVTVIILDNRATAMTGGQEHPGTGKTLMGEPVGRTDIQELVRALGVKNFEEVDAYDFDATLSCVKRQMATPGPSVILTSRPCVLMPKRIMDEPYQIDLELCNGCSACFRISCPAIAASTETNERGHAKAIIDETLCTGCTLCAQICPTEAILLKSQFAKA; encoded by the coding sequence ATGAAACAACTTTTGTCGGGCAACGAAGCAGTCGCTCGGGGAGCTTATGAGGCCGGGGTCAAGATGGCGGTCGGGTATCCGGGGACGCCCTCGACGGAGATTCTCGAGACCATGGCCGAACGGCACCGCTCGGTGTATTCGCAATGGTCGCCGAATGAGAAGGTGGCTTTCGAGGTGGGAATCGGGGCTTCGATTGGTGGAGCGCGGACGCTGGTGACGATGAAGCATGTCGGGCTGAATGTCGCGGCTGATCCGCTGATGACATTCGCATATACCGGTGTCAACGGCGGGTTTGTGTTCGTATCGGCGGACGACCCGGAGATGCACTCTTCGCAGAATGAGCAGGACAACCGGATTTTCGCGCGCTTTGCGAATATCCCGTTTCTGGAACCGGCGGATTCGCAAGAGTCGAAGGATATGCTGGTGGCGGCGTACGAGATTTCGGAGCGCTTTGATACGCCGGTGATGCTGAGGATGACGACGCGCATTTCGCATACGATGGGGATTGTCGAAGTGATCGAGCCATTGCAACCGCAGGAACGAAAGTTCGTCAAGAATCCGGAAAAGTATGTGATGATTCCCTCGAATGCGAAGGTTCGTCACGTCGTGGTTGCGCAGAGGCTGATCGATCTCGCCAAGTATTCCGAGCAAACACCATTTAACTACATCGAATCCAACGGCTCCAAGGTCGGGATTATCTCCGGCGGAGTTGCCTACCAATATGCCAAGGAAGTTGCTCCGCAGTTTGACTACTACAAGATTGGGTTCGGCTATCCGCTTCCGCTTGAAGGTATCCGCCAGTTTGTGGCGGCGCATGATATCACGCTCGTCGTCGAAGAACTTGAACCGGTGTATGAAGATCAGATCAAAGCCGCCGGAGTCAAAGTTGAGGGGAAGAAGTACTTCGGCGCGCTGGGCGAGCTGTCGCCCTCGCGAGTGGCAAAGGGTCTCAAGGAAGCAGGACTGATTGACAAGGTTGTCGTGCCGGAGATTACGCAGGAAGATTTGTTCCCGCGTCCGCCGGTTTTGTGCCCGGGGTGTCCGCATCGCGGGGCATTTATGGCGCTGAAAAAACTCGGTGTTGCTGTGACCGGCGATATCGGTTGTTATACCTTGGGGGTACTCAAGCCGCTGAATGCGCTGGATACTTGTATCTGCATGGGGGCTTCGATCGGGAATGCGATTGGTATGGAGAAAGTGCAGGGCTCGGCGACGGGAACAGTGGCGGTGATCGGCGATTCGACGTTTTTCCATTCGGGGATTACGGGATTGCTGGATGCGGTCTACAATCAATCGAACGTGACTGTGATCATTCTCGATAATCGCGCGACGGCGATGACGGGCGGGCAGGAACATCCGGGCACCGGCAAGACGCTGATGGGCGAGCCGGTCGGGCGGACTGATATTCAGGAATTGGTGAGAGCGCTCGGCGTGAAGAATTTCGAGGAAGTTGACGCCTACGATTTTGATGCGACGCTCTCTTGCGTGAAACGCCAGATGGCAACGCCGGGACCGTCGGTGATATTGACAAGTCGTCCGTGCGTGCTGATGCCGAAACGGATCATGGACGAGCCGTATCAGATCGATCTGGAATTGTGCAACGGCTGTTCGGCGTGTTTCCGGATTTCATGTCCGGCAATTGCGGCATCGACCGAAACCAACGAGCGGGGGCATGCGAAAGCGATTATCGATGAGACACTCTGTACGGGCTGCACGTTGTGTGCGCAGATTTGTCCGACCGAGGCGATATTGCTCAAAAGCCAGTTTGCGAAAGCGTGA